The segment TGGAAGATCTAACTCCCAGAGAAGTTTTTCATGAACTCATAGCAAATCATGATTATGACGGGGAAACACATAGGGAGATCACTAAGCGCTTTTGACGAACTGCTGGAGGAAGTAAATCAAACCGAAAACCCTGCAGCTTAATGAAAATTTTAAAAATTGAATTTCGAAATATTAATTCCTTACGGGGAACAAATCTTATTGATTTTACTGCAGAACCTTTTACTACCAATTCGCTCTTTGCAATTACAGGTCCTACCGGAAGTGGGAAAAGCACTATTCTGGATGTAATTTCTCTCGCACTGTTCAACCAGGTTCCACGACTGGGAAAAATAACGAGGAACGAGATTATTTCAAAGGGGGCAATTCTTACAAGAAACCAGCAGGAAGCTTTTGCCAAAGTAACTTATGAAAGTAAATCGGGTATTTATACCTCACACTGGAGTATTTCCACAGCAAGAACGGGAAATCTCCGCGAGTATGAACTGGAGATCATTAACGAGGCAACAGGTGCTGTTCTCGATCTCAAAAAATCTGATGTGCCAGCAAAAAATGAGGAGCTTATAGGTTTAAATTACAACCAGTTCATAAAATCTGTACTTCTTGCACAGGGAGAATTTGCTCAGTTTCTTAAAGCAAAAAAAGATGAACGGGGAGAATTGCTGGAGAAAATTACGGGGACAGGAATTTACTTAAGCAGTTAGGAAGGATGGCTTTTGAAAAATTTAAGAGGGTAAATGTAGAAATTCAAAAGCAACAGGATACTATTGAGGTTATCAGAAAAGATCTGCTTGAGGAGGAACAGGTTATAGACCTTACTGAAGAACTTCAACAAAAGGAGAATAACTGCAAACCTCTCGAGGAAGAACTTAAAGATCTTGAGAGAAACCTTCAGCTAAAAAAAACTATAGAAGAACAACTAAAGGAGATTGACAATCTTTCAGCTGAAAGAGAATCTGCCGAGCTGAGCCTGAAGGAATTTGTTGATGCAAATGGTTTAAAAATTCAGCAGCATGAGAAATTGCGGGATTATGCTGAAGAATTGCGAAACTGGAGTACTTACGAAAGAATGTGCCGATCTCGATATAGATTACGGCGGAAAAAGAAACAGGCGCGAAGAAAACATCCGGGAGATCCAAAACTGCCTGAAGGATGTTAGCGGCTTTACCCGCCTTGAAATAGCCCAGGAAGAAGTAGAAGAGCGATTGAATGAATTTGCGTCGCGGGTTAGAGCTATCCAAAATGATCTGGACCAAAAGCTGGTGGAATACAAACGGCTTCAGGACGTGTTCCAAACAGAAACCCGGGAACTGCCGTGTAAACTAAATGAAAAAGATCCTGAAGGTACCCGGCAACAGCTTGAGGAGTTGAAAACTAAGGCACATACTAAGATTTCTGAATTAAAGGAAGATCTTAAAGATTTAGATCTTGAGGAGCCTGACAAAGAAAGAACAAGGATAAGAAAGAACCTGGCAGAAGCCAGGGAGGCCCAGGCCGAAGCAGAAAAACTTAGCCGTACAGCTGCTGAAATTGAGCGGTTAAAAGTTGAAGCAGAAAAGCTAAAGCCCCTGGTACAAAATCTTCCAAACGAAATTAAAGAAGGTGAAAAGAATCTTATTAGCCTTAGAGATAAAATTGAAATTATAAGCCTGAAAAGGGAAAATCAGTTATTGTTAGCTAATCTTGAAGATTACCGTACCCATTTAAAAGACGGAAATCCCTGCCCTCTTTGCGGATCAGAAAATCATCCTTATGCTAAGGATCTCCCTAAAAAAGACCATTCCCTTGACAACGAATTAAAAACCGCAGAAGAAGAGTTCTCCTCACGCCATGGAAAAATAGCCGCTTTAAAGGCTACTTTAGCTCATCATGAAAGGAACCTGAAAGAAGTTAACTTTCAAAAAAATGAGCTGGCAGAAAAACTTGTGATCCTGGAAGAAAAGTTTTCTAATAAATACTCCTTTCTTCAAAAAGGGGGACAAAAGGAATGGAGGGAAATTTGTGATAGGTTAGATAACCTGCTATATAAGTTAGATCTATTTGAAAGACAAAACCGAAGCCTCACCTGCGTTGAAATAGGTTTACCGCTTATAAAACAAATGATGCAGGTAAGTGCAGAGGGAAAGGAATTGCGGGAAAAACTTACTTCCCTCTATAGTGGGAAAGATATAAACTTTGACACTCAAAGATTTCAAACCCGCTGGACGAAATTACGGGAACTGGAAAAAGCAGTGGGGGAACAATTAAAGGAACTCCAGGAAAAAATTGACAGAACTGGAAAAAACCTGAAAGAACTTGAAAATGACCTTACCTCAAAAGTGACTGCGCAGGGTTTTGAAAGTATTTCACTTGCCGGAGAATCACTCTTGCCTGAGCCGGAATATTATAGGCTGCATAGCCAAAAAGATAAGATCCAAAAATCTATTGACAGGAATAACGAATCTTTAAGGCTGCTCAATAGCCAATTAGAAAAATCTAAGAAAGATGATGTGGAACAACCTGCAGAGGAGCTAAGGCAGTTGCAACGGGAAAAATCCCTAAGGTTTGAAAAAGTTAAAGATGATTGCCAGGAGTTGAAGCGCAAACTTATGAACGACAGGGAAAACCGGGAGAAAATAATTAAGATCAAGGAAGAAATTGGTGAAAAAGAGAAGCAAATTAAGCGTTGGCGGTTACTCAATGAACTTATTGGAGATTCTACAGGTAAAAAATTTAATGATTTTGCCCAGGACCTTAGCCTCACCCAATTACTACACCTGGCTAATATTCGATTAAAGGACTTAAGTGACAGGTACCGTATAGATAAACCGCGAAACGAAGAAGACGATGGCCTGGTAGCAATTGATGAACATATGGGCGGCCAGCGAAGATCTGTCAAAACACTTTCGGGAGGGGAAACATTTATTCTTAGTCTTTCTATGGCATTGGCATTAAGTGACCTTGCATCCAAAAATGTGGAGATCAATAGTTTGTTCATTGATGAGGGATTTGGCACCCTGGATCCTGAAACACTGGACCAGACATTAGATACTTTAGAAAAATTGCAGGCAGAGTCCTCCAAAACTATTGGAATAATTAGTCACGTGGATTCTTTAAAAGAACGTATAGCCACTCAAATTCAACTTACCAGAAATGGTCAGGGTTACAGCAGCCTGAAAGTTATTGGCTGAAGGAGAGGAACAGTATTTCCCGCCCTGGGATTATTTTGAACTTTCTATTTTTAGTTTAACTGGTACAACAACTGTTAAGTGTTTATTAAGCAGGTTGGATTACTAGCTAACTAGTACTATATTAGGTAAGTAACACAATAATCACGGCTATGGAATTTAAAAATTTACTATTATCTATTAATTTATTATTTTTTTGTTTCCTTCTAACAAGTCCTTCTTTTGCGCAGAAATCCACAGTGCAAAGAGAGGAAGGAGCCATTACTATTGAAGTAATAGCAGAAGAACTTGAGCATCCATGGGGAATGACATTCCTTCCCGATGAAAGATTACTGGTCACTGAACGTTCGGGAAATTTAAGAATTTTAGATTCCGTAGAAGGACTTTCTCAACCTTTGCAGGGAACTCCTGAAGTTTTTGCCCGGGGACAGGGAGGATTATTTGATGTAGCACTTGATCCTGATTTCAACGAAAACAAAAAGGTCTATTTAACTTTTGCAGAACCCGGGAAAGATAGTACGGCCACTACAGCCCTGGGTATAGGAATTTTTGAAAATGACCGCCTTAACGACTTTAAAGTTATTTTTAGAATGGAACCTGCCATTAAAGGGCCTAACCATTTTGGTGGAAGAATCTCCTTCACACCCGATGGTCATATCCTTTTAACTCTGGCGGAAAGATTTCAATTTGATCCTGCACAGGATAATTCAAATCATTTGGGAACAATTGTAAGGATAAATAAGGATGGTTCTGTTCCGCAGGACAATCCATTTGTAAAAGAGGAAAATGCAAAAAATGAGATATGGTCTTATGGCCATCGAAATATTGAAAGTGCAGCAATAGATCCCAAAACAGGAAATTTTTGGATAGCTGAAATGGGACCTATGGGAGGTGATGAATTTAACCTGGTTAAAGCCGGAAAAAATTATGGCTGGCCGCTGGTAAGTTGGGGTGATAATTATGATGGAAGTGAAATTCCCGACCCTGACACCAGACTGGAATTCGAAAATGCAAAAATTGTTTGGACGCCTACAATTTCTCCTTCAGGAATGATTTTCTATGATGGAAAGATGTATCCGGAATGGCAAAATCACGCACTTATAGGGGGTTTGACCAGCAGCGGAATAGTTGTGGTAAAAGTTAATGAAGAAAATGCTGAAGAGGTGGAAAGAATTCCTCTTGTAGCACGAATTAGAGATGTTGAACAAGCACCAGATGGTTCTGTAATTGTCATAACAGATGACAAAAATGGAAAAGTTTTAAGACTTGGAAAATTGAAATAGAAGACTAAAAATACTATTCTTGCGGGATATTAAAAAATAAACTATTTTTAAAAATTCTCTACCATTAAAAACCATAACAGTATCAATTCAACAACAGAATACCCATCGATCATAGCAGACGTTGCTGCTGTCAATAGAATTCCTATTGTACCTCAATTGCTCGACGTTGTATGCCGAACAATCAAGTCTTCGTTTTGCAGCTATTGCCCGTGTTACCGAAGACAAATGGGTCACCTGCACAACAAGAGACGATCTTTCCTTCGGGCTTAAACCGGGAGACGAACTTCAAGTTGAAACAACAATTTGTACAGAGGTTCGAAGCAAAAAAGAAGCCGTGTATATTGAAAATGTTCCTGAAGACGAATTTTTTTGTGATCACCCCACCCCTGCTCTTTATGGCTTTAAAAGTTATGTTTCTGTTCCAATTTACAGGAAGAATGGATCCTTCTTTGGAACTCTTTGTGCGCTCGATCCGGAACCTGCAAAAGTAAATACTGAAGAAGTCAGGGGAATGTTCAACCTGTTTGCTGATTTAATATCATTCCATCTTGATGCTGTTCAGGAAAAGGAAATTGCTGAAAAGCAACTTGAAGAGGAACTCTATAATTCTGAACTTCGGGAGCAGTTTATTGCAATTTTAGGACACGATTTAAAAAATCCTATAGCAACAATGAGAATGTGTTCCGATATTCTTTTAAAACTTTCAAAGGAGGATCTTGTGCTGCGCAATGCCAAAATGATAAAATCCACAACTTTTAGGATGCAGGCATTGATTGAAAATATTTTAGATTTTGCTAGAGGAAAATTAGGAGAAGGTATAAAGTTGACGAAGACAGATGACATTGGGGAACTGGAAAAAGCCTTATTACAAGTTATCAATGAAATAAAAGCAATGTCACCCGGAAGGAAAATAGAAACAGAAATTATCCTGGAAGAGAGTGCCAACAATGATCCTGACAGGGTTGCACAACTTTTTTCTAATTTACTTGGAAATGCTGATACCCACGGTTCTGAGGATACTCCTATCAAGGCCAGTGTCATATCCAGAAACGGAGAGTTTAAACTTTCTGTAATTAATAAAGGAGAAAAAATTTCTGAAACTGCTATGGAACACCTATTTCAGCCGTTTTATAAAAACAGTGTAAATCCCGGAAAAGAAGGATTGGGATTAGGTCTTTTTATAGCTTCTGAAATTGCCCGTGCTCACGACGGTGAAATTCTTGTAACTTCAACTGAAGAAGAAACCTGTTTTAAATTTGTGATGTCAACAAATTAGGCTTTTCTACGGGGGAGGTATTTCGGCTTCTGGGTAGGATAATGACATTAAAAATATGGCAAAAAAAGATGCTTAGCCCAGGCTCCGCAAACAGTCCCTACACTGTTTACTTCACAAGAACTAAGCATTTCATTATATAAGTTTAAGATCCTTTACAATACTAATTAGATGTGGTGTTGTATTAGCATTAAACTCTTCTCTTAGTTCCTTTAAGCGTTTCTCAATTGAGCTTTTACTATTGGGAGAAATACTATTTCTTTTGAAATAATCAGGAATCTCATCCTGGGTTAATCCATTTGCTATGCAGGAAAGAAGGTTTACTTCAAAGTCGTTAAGTATTAGGAGATTGTCCTGTTTTATAAGAGCTTCTATTTGTGGTGATTTATAGGAAAATCCATTTCCAAGAGCAATAATAGCTTCTTTAAGCTCCCTCATTCCATTCCTGTCTTTACAAACATAACCGTTAACGCTACCCGAGTTAAAAAGGTTAATTACCGTTTGAGGGTGATCCTCAATTGAGTGAACGAGAATTTTAAGTTTATTATCTTCTGTTTTTAAAGTTTTTATAAGTTCCTGGCCAGAGGTAATCTTCTCATCGCGATGATCGGGTTTAAAGGATAAATCGCAAATTAAAAGATCAAATGGGTTATTATCCTGTATTGCTTTCTTAGCCAGAACAAAAGCTTTATCACAATACTGTGCGTGAGCAACCTCTTGTATATTTAAATCAGTAAGAACACTTGCCACAGCATGATTTACACTATCCATGTCTTCAGCTACCAGTACTTTTTTAAACATATAAATTCTTTAACACGTCAAAGACAATTGGATTGTTTTTTAATTTCTGAATTCAAAGTTAAGATATCTACAGAGGGATTAGTTACGGTTTTCCGTAATCTCCCGTTATTCTTATTTATAATTCATTTTTAAAAAGTTTACATTCACTTAAGCGTGATTTACAATTGCGATTTAATTTTCGAAATTTTCCTTTGGGGTAATTTGCCTAAGGTCTCTTATAAAATGAGTGCCAGCGGGCGAGCTTGATTGTCCGCAGGACAATCAGGCGTAGCAAGAGATTCCGGACCTTCGATTTGAGACTTAAATAAGCATTGTTTTTAAATACTGTGCCTGTTGCACAAGTTACCGAAATTAGGTAATTTCATGGAATGCAAGGCAAAAAAGACTATCAGGAAAAACTCTTCACTTCCTTTAGGTTAAGTGATCGAATCCCAAAAGAAAATTTTTATCGCAGGTTAAAAGAGGCTCTCAACCTGGATTTCCTTTATCCACTCACCCACCAGTTCTATGGGGAGAGCGGACAAAAAAGTATCGACCCCGTGGTGTATTTCAAGATCTGCCTGGTGGGATATCTTGAGAATATTACTACAGATCGTGGCGTAATGGATCATTGTGCAATGCGGCTGGACATCCTTTATTTCCTTGGGTATGATGTAGATGAAGAACTACCCTGGCACAGCACCATAAGCCGTACCCGAAAGCTTTTTAACGATGATGTCTTTGAGGAAGTATTCACCCGGGTTTTTAAACTATGTGTAGAAGCAGGATTGGTAAGCGGGCATACACAAGCCATTGATTCAGCTCCTGTTAAAGCCAATGCTTCTATGGATAGCCTGGAGCTTAAAGTCCCGGCAGAAGATCTTGAAGAGCATCTCTCAAAGCTGCGTGTGCAAAGCAGCAGGGACCGAAAAGCCAAAGAGAACAAAGCCCCTAAAGAACAACAGGAAATTACCGCCAGTAAACAAGAATTACAGGAAATTAAGAGCCGTAATAAAAGATGGAGTAAGGACCAGGATATGAAACCCGGTGCAAAGAACAAAGGCAGTAAATATACCAGCAACAAAACCCACTACAGCCCCACAGATCCTGATGCAAGGATCAGTGTCAAACCCGGAAAAGCCAGGAAACTTAACTACCTCTGCAATATAGCCGTAGATACTAAAGCCCACGTAATAACAGATGTACAGGCCTACCATGCAGATAAGAAAGACACAAAATATTTAAAGGATACTGTTACAAGATTGAACAGGCGTTTACGCAGGGAAGGATTGATCTGGGAAAATCTGCTGGCAGATGCAGGTTATAGCAGTGGGGAGAATTATGCATACCTGGAAAATAAAGGTCTTACACCCTATATTCCACCACACGGCACTTACAAAGGAGGACCTGAAGGGTTCCAATATTTTAAAGAGGGCAACTACTGGCTGTGCCCGCAAGGAAAAAAGGTAACCTTCCGGAAGCAGAAAATGGAGAATGGAAACTTAAAGGATAACTATTTTACTACAAGAGCAGATTGTAAAGACTGCCCAATAAAAAAAGCCTGCATTGGCAAGAGCCACGAAAAAAGGATCAATATTACCGCCTTTCGGGAAGAATACGAAAGAAATATTGAACGGGTAAAAAGCAGGCGTGGCCGCTATATGAAAGGCAAACGACAAGGCACGGTAGAACCCGTTTTTGGTACCCTTAAAGAATTCCTGGGACTAAGAAAAGTAAATACCATCGGAATTCGCCAGGCCAACAAATGTATGCACCTGGCCGCCATTGCGTATAACCTGAAGAAGTACCTGAAGTTTACCACAAGGAAAGTCAAGTCCGGGGCAAATGCCCTGCAAAAATGCCAAGACGCCGCTCCTTCTATTATAAAAGCTGAATTAATGGCTTTTCAAGCTGTTTTGATCCTCCTTTTTTCTTCCCAAAAAGTGTTTGTGAATAGAGCATCACTTGCTTAAAAAGCTTTAAATATAATAGGAAATCTTGTTTGTAGAGGAAATTATAGGCTTGTGCAACGGTTACTACTGTTGGGCCAAGTTTTCTTTAGTTAAAAAGGTAATGAAAAAACTCACCAGCTCTTTTCCCAAATTCGAAAATCATAACAGCCGATAAAATTATCAGTAGTACAATAAAAATGTATTTACTTTTTATCTTTTCCATATACATTCGGGATATTATTCCAAAATATTTGTTGTTTAAATTTTGAAATTCATTTATCATATCTTCAATTCCAAGTTTAATTATTTGTTCCTCAGTTCTCTTGAATTGACAGGAAACTGTTTAATTCTCCATTTTTTTATTTGGCAAAACGACCTTATAATTTTAAAATAGGAACAGAAAATTAATTACTCCCTCCTGTTAGATGAATTTTTCCTCGATTTGTTACGGTTCTTTGAGATATATTAATAGAAACTTTTCAAATGATCTCCTTCTTTAGGAATTATAGTAGTTTTTATTACCTTACAGATTCTACCGGAAACCCTACCCCCGGATGGCTTAATGGTACTTATGAAAAATATTCTAATTACAGCTTTGCTGCTGCTTACCTGTCTTACCCATGCACAGGTGGAAGAAAGTTCAGAAAAATGGCAGAAAATTGATTCTCTCGAAATTCTCGGCCTTGTAGAATCGGCAGATGAATTAACAAAGGACCTAATTGCTTCAGCTAAACAAAAGGAAGATCATCTCAACTTTCTTAAAGCAAAGATCTACCATTACAAATTTCATCAAATAAGACACGAGAACAGCACGAATTATATTCTTAATGATTTAAATGATGTTATAGAAAAAGTTCCTGCGCCCTACGAAAACATTCTTTTAAGTTACAAAGCAAGTTTTTTAGAACAATACTTTCAGGAGATCAGGTGGAAATCCCGTAACCGCAGTACTATAGATAATCCTGATTCCGGAGATTTGGAAACCTGGTCACTCCATAACCTTCAGGATTCTATACAAAGTATATTTGAAAAATCTTTGAAGCAGGAAAAGGAGTTGATTTCCACATTTACGGGAGAGGTAGAAACCCTGCTTAATCCTAACTATTTGAACAGGCAATTCAAGCCAACTCTTTTTGATGTATTGGCTCACCGGGCCATAGAATATTATTCCAATACCTCCAATTTTACCACTCCTAAACCACAGGGATTCTTTTCTTTAAACTCACCCGAACTATACTCCCCGACTCCCGATTTTGCCAGTTTTCCATTCCCTGAAGCATCTAAGAATACTTCGACAGTAAAAGTTTTGAAAATTTATCAAAAACTTGAAAAGCTTCATTTAGAAGAAAGGAATACTCTCCCTTTGATTTTCGCACAATTAAGTCGGTTACAATATGTAAATGACAACTATTCAGCGAGCGATAAATGGCAATTATTTAATACAGCTCTGGACAGGCTAAAAAAACGGTATAAAAACAAACAAGGGACCTCTCTCATTTTGGTTACCCGTGCTTTAGATTTATATGAACGTTCTATTGTAACTGATGAGGAAGGAAAACTCGAAAATCCCGATTTTCTTAAACAGGCCCTGTACCTGGCAGAAAAAATTACAAACGACTATCCCAATACTGATGCTGCACAAAGAGCTTATCAACTAATAAGCGCAATAACTGCAGTAAAACTGGATGCTAAAATCCCTCAAACTCTTTCGCCCAAAGAACCGGGAAGGGTGTATATTTCCTATAAAGCCCTGGA is part of the Antarcticibacterium sp. 1MA-6-2 genome and harbors:
- a CDS encoding PQQ-dependent sugar dehydrogenase, whose translation is MQREEGAITIEVIAEELEHPWGMTFLPDERLLVTERSGNLRILDSVEGLSQPLQGTPEVFARGQGGLFDVALDPDFNENKKVYLTFAEPGKDSTATTALGIGIFENDRLNDFKVIFRMEPAIKGPNHFGGRISFTPDGHILLTLAERFQFDPAQDNSNHLGTIVRINKDGSVPQDNPFVKEENAKNEIWSYGHRNIESAAIDPKTGNFWIAEMGPMGGDEFNLVKAGKNYGWPLVSWGDNYDGSEIPDPDTRLEFENAKIVWTPTISPSGMIFYDGKMYPEWQNHALIGGLTSSGIVVVKVNEENAEEVERIPLVARIRDVEQAPDGSVIVITDDKNGKVLRLGKLK
- a CDS encoding IS1182 family transposase gives rise to the protein MQGKKDYQEKLFTSFRLSDRIPKENFYRRLKEALNLDFLYPLTHQFYGESGQKSIDPVVYFKICLVGYLENITTDRGVMDHCAMRLDILYFLGYDVDEELPWHSTISRTRKLFNDDVFEEVFTRVFKLCVEAGLVSGHTQAIDSAPVKANASMDSLELKVPAEDLEEHLSKLRVQSSRDRKAKENKAPKEQQEITASKQELQEIKSRNKRWSKDQDMKPGAKNKGSKYTSNKTHYSPTDPDARISVKPGKARKLNYLCNIAVDTKAHVITDVQAYHADKKDTKYLKDTVTRLNRRLRREGLIWENLLADAGYSSGENYAYLENKGLTPYIPPHGTYKGGPEGFQYFKEGNYWLCPQGKKVTFRKQKMENGNLKDNYFTTRADCKDCPIKKACIGKSHEKRINITAFREEYERNIERVKSRRGRYMKGKRQGTVEPVFGTLKEFLGLRKVNTIGIRQANKCMHLAAIAYNLKKYLKFTTRKVKSGANALQKCQDAAPSIIKAELMAFQAVLILLFSSQKVFVNRASLA
- a CDS encoding response regulator codes for the protein MFKKVLVAEDMDSVNHAVASVLTDLNIQEVAHAQYCDKAFVLAKKAIQDNNPFDLLICDLSFKPDHRDEKITSGQELIKTLKTEDNKLKILVHSIEDHPQTVINLFNSGSVNGYVCKDRNGMRELKEAIIALGNGFSYKSPQIEALIKQDNLLILNDFEVNLLSCIANGLTQDEIPDYFKRNSISPNSKSSIEKRLKELREEFNANTTPHLISIVKDLKLI
- a CDS encoding GAF domain-containing sensor histidine kinase; translation: MYAEQSSLRFAAIARVTEDKWVTCTTRDDLSFGLKPGDELQVETTICTEVRSKKEAVYIENVPEDEFFCDHPTPALYGFKSYVSVPIYRKNGSFFGTLCALDPEPAKVNTEEVRGMFNLFADLISFHLDAVQEKEIAEKQLEEELYNSELREQFIAILGHDLKNPIATMRMCSDILLKLSKEDLVLRNAKMIKSTTFRMQALIENILDFARGKLGEGIKLTKTDDIGELEKALLQVINEIKAMSPGRKIETEIILEESANNDPDRVAQLFSNLLGNADTHGSEDTPIKASVISRNGEFKLSVINKGEKISETAMEHLFQPFYKNSVNPGKEGLGLGLFIASEIARAHDGEILVTSTEEETCFKFVMSTN
- a CDS encoding AAA family ATPase; amino-acid sequence: MKILKIEFRNINSLRGTNLIDFTAEPFTTNSLFAITGPTGSGKSTILDVISLALFNQVPRLGKITRNEIISKGAILTRNQQEAFAKVTYESKSGIYTSHWSISTARTGNLREYELEIINEATGAVLDLKKSDVPAKNEELIGLNYNQFIKSVLLAQGEFAQFLKAKKDERGELLEKITGTGIYLSS